A window of the Bacteroidota bacterium genome harbors these coding sequences:
- a CDS encoding type III pantothenate kinase: MPAQLLLDLGNTSFKAMLIDDKKIMRHDILPSPTVAEILNFVKTVEVHSAIIGSVVNVPHELADELRKFFPVVMLGENTALPVKNNYSSKESLGYDRIAAAIGGWQLFHGSNVLAIMAGTCITYNLIDKNNTFLGGAITPGIHMRAKAMHHFTEKLPMIDPQGEHPLIGKDTVTSLRSGVINGTVAEVKGMILEYEKTFPGLQVVIGGGDSPLLAEALKNGIFARPNLVFEGMHAILDFHDEKNLL; this comes from the coding sequence ATGCCTGCGCAACTCCTGCTCGATCTCGGAAATACGTCTTTCAAGGCGATGCTCATAGATGACAAAAAGATCATGCGTCACGACATTCTTCCTTCACCGACCGTTGCAGAAATATTAAACTTCGTTAAAACTGTGGAAGTCCATTCGGCGATTATCGGTTCGGTGGTGAATGTACCGCATGAACTTGCTGATGAACTGCGGAAATTTTTTCCCGTGGTCATGCTCGGTGAGAACACCGCATTACCGGTGAAAAATAATTATAGTTCAAAAGAATCGCTCGGTTATGACCGGATCGCGGCGGCTATTGGCGGCTGGCAACTTTTCCACGGATCGAACGTCTTGGCAATAATGGCGGGAACCTGCATCACCTACAATCTCATTGACAAAAACAACACTTTTCTCGGGGGCGCAATCACGCCCGGCATACACATGCGTGCGAAAGCCATGCATCATTTCACCGAAAAACTTCCGATGATAGATCCTCAGGGCGAACATCCGCTCATAGGGAAAGATACCGTTACTTCACTGCGTTCCGGTGTGATCAACGGAACTGTTGCCGAGGTAAAAGGAATGATCCTCGAATATGAAAAAACATTTCCCGGGCTGCAGGTAGTTATTGGTGGAGGAGATTCCCCGCTTTTGGCAGAAGCCCTGAAAAATGGCATCTTTGCACGCCCGAATCTCGTTTTTGAAGGGATGCATGCCATTCTTGATTTCCATGATGAAAAAAACCTGCTTTAG